One Mycolicibacterium goodii genomic region harbors:
- a CDS encoding GNAT family N-acetyltransferase — protein MAELTEVRAADLAALEFFTGCRPSALEPLATQLRPLEAEPGQVLIRQGEPAVTFMLIASGRVQISHAVADGPPIVLDIEPGLIVGEIALLRDAPRTATVVATDPVSGWIGDRDAFDTILHLPGMFDRLVRIARQRLAAFITPIPVQVRTGEWFYLRPVLPGDVERTLNGPVEFSSETLYRRFQSVRKPTRALLEYLFEVDYADHFVWVMTEGALGPVIADARFVREGHGATTAEVAFTVGDDYQGRGIGSFLMGALIISANDVGVQRFNARVLTDNMAMRKIMDRLGAVWVREDLGVVMTEVQVPGIDTVPFDPQLTEQIRDATRKVIRAVSQ, from the coding sequence GTGGCCGAACTGACCGAGGTTCGCGCCGCCGATCTGGCGGCCCTGGAATTCTTCACAGGTTGTCGGCCGTCCGCACTCGAACCGTTGGCCACCCAGCTGCGCCCCCTGGAAGCCGAGCCAGGACAGGTGCTGATCCGGCAGGGCGAACCCGCGGTGACCTTCATGCTGATCGCGTCCGGACGCGTCCAGATCAGCCATGCCGTCGCCGACGGCCCACCGATCGTCCTCGACATCGAGCCGGGTCTGATCGTCGGTGAGATCGCGCTGCTGCGCGATGCCCCGCGCACGGCGACCGTGGTGGCCACCGACCCGGTTTCCGGCTGGATCGGGGACCGGGATGCGTTCGACACGATCCTGCATCTGCCCGGGATGTTCGACCGGCTGGTGCGGATCGCCCGGCAACGGCTCGCGGCGTTCATCACTCCGATCCCGGTGCAGGTGCGCACCGGCGAGTGGTTCTACCTTCGCCCCGTGCTGCCCGGTGACGTCGAACGCACGCTCAACGGCCCCGTCGAGTTCTCCAGTGAGACGCTGTACCGGCGGTTCCAGTCGGTCCGCAAGCCCACCCGGGCCCTGCTCGAGTATCTTTTCGAGGTCGACTACGCCGATCACTTCGTCTGGGTGATGACCGAGGGCGCACTGGGTCCGGTGATCGCCGACGCACGGTTCGTCCGCGAGGGGCATGGTGCGACGACGGCGGAGGTGGCGTTCACGGTTGGCGACGACTACCAGGGCCGCGGGATCGGGAGTTTTCTCATGGGAGCGCTGATCATCTCCGCCAATGACGTTGGAGTGCAGCGGTTCAATGCGCGGGTTCTCACCGACAACATGGCGATGCGCAAGATCATGGACCGACTCGGAGCAGTGTGGGTGCGAGAGGATCTGGGCGTGGTGATGACCGAAGTGCAGGTGCCCGGGATCGATACGGTGCCGTTCGACCCCCAGTTGACCGAACAGATCCGCGACGCGACGCGCAAGGTCATCCGGGCGGTCAGCCAGTGA
- a CDS encoding LysE family translocator, whose protein sequence is MGDDYVGLLAAAMAAMGSPGPATVGATATAAAFGLRRALPYLLGSTAGTVSVLIAVATGLGPLLSGEVGPVPLRRILLSACVVYLFWLSWRIASAPPPALQTADARAPSFVSGVILGVTNPKAYAALAAVVAGHWPAGAASLSGRVLLVSTLAVLALAIHVAWASAGAAASQALRQPRISRAVNVTLALVLAGSSVPLVIDALV, encoded by the coding sequence GTGGGAGATGATTACGTCGGGCTGCTGGCGGCCGCGATGGCGGCGATGGGCAGTCCCGGTCCGGCGACGGTCGGTGCGACGGCCACGGCCGCGGCGTTCGGGCTGCGCCGCGCGTTGCCCTATCTTCTGGGCAGCACGGCAGGCACGGTCAGCGTCCTGATCGCGGTCGCGACCGGGCTCGGTCCACTGCTCTCCGGTGAGGTCGGCCCGGTGCCGTTGCGCCGGATCCTGCTGTCGGCGTGCGTGGTCTATCTGTTCTGGTTGAGTTGGCGCATCGCGTCGGCGCCGCCTCCGGCCCTGCAGACTGCCGATGCGCGGGCGCCGTCTTTCGTGTCCGGTGTGATTCTCGGGGTGACCAACCCCAAGGCGTATGCGGCGCTGGCCGCGGTGGTGGCCGGGCATTGGCCCGCGGGAGCGGCATCGCTGAGCGGCCGCGTGCTGCTCGTGTCGACGCTCGCGGTGTTGGCGCTGGCGATCCACGTCGCGTGGGCCTCGGCAGGCGCCGCGGCTTCGCAGGCACTGCGTCAGCCGCGCATCTCGCGTGCCGTCAACGTCACGCTCGCGCTGGTTCTGGCGGGTTCCAGCGTTCCACTCGTCATCGACGCGCTCGTGTGA
- a CDS encoding MFS transporter, translating to MRAHRTAALAGLCVIEFLSWGVLYYTLPVIGVRITAATGWPPLAVPVVYTTSLLCAAFATPWAGRMVDRHGPRPVMTLGSLVGACALVLAGVTAWLPLFAAAFLIVGVAQAGTLYPPAFAAATQWFGTSRTWPLTAITLVGGVSSTAFAPLTAALDGKLGWQSTLVVLGIGYGALGTGAAVLLLSPSWRRPAREGAEHAEYVNQIVRSAPFRYSRLALAITALGLYAVTLNVIPLLTELGFGYHSAAIVFGLIGAGQVFGRVLYLPLRHRGTPRARTTTQVAASTAGMGILAVVTAPLALVASAAMFAGAARGTHTLSVATAITDRWGAESYATILGHFHRPIAIAMALGPAAGSAIAAVLDSYRTAAAIFAALGVLAILTARRS from the coding sequence GTGAGGGCACACCGGACCGCGGCACTCGCGGGTCTGTGTGTGATCGAGTTCCTGAGCTGGGGCGTGCTGTACTACACGCTCCCGGTCATCGGGGTGCGGATCACGGCGGCCACCGGTTGGCCGCCGCTGGCGGTACCGGTCGTGTACACCACCAGCCTGCTGTGTGCCGCGTTCGCGACTCCGTGGGCGGGTCGGATGGTCGATCGCCACGGGCCACGACCGGTGATGACGCTCGGTTCGCTTGTCGGCGCGTGCGCGCTCGTGCTCGCCGGTGTCACGGCATGGCTGCCGTTGTTCGCCGCGGCGTTTCTGATCGTCGGCGTCGCGCAGGCCGGCACCCTGTACCCACCCGCGTTCGCCGCCGCCACACAGTGGTTCGGCACCTCGCGGACCTGGCCGCTCACGGCGATCACGTTGGTCGGCGGCGTCTCCTCCACGGCGTTCGCGCCGTTGACCGCCGCACTCGACGGAAAGCTCGGCTGGCAGAGCACTCTCGTGGTGCTCGGAATCGGATACGGTGCGCTGGGAACGGGCGCGGCCGTGCTGCTCCTGTCCCCGTCGTGGCGCCGTCCGGCCCGCGAAGGCGCCGAGCATGCCGAGTACGTGAACCAGATCGTCCGCTCCGCGCCGTTCCGCTACAGCCGGCTCGCGCTGGCGATCACGGCCCTGGGGCTCTATGCCGTCACACTCAACGTCATCCCGCTGCTCACCGAGCTCGGATTCGGTTATCACAGTGCCGCAATCGTGTTCGGGTTGATCGGCGCCGGTCAGGTCTTCGGCCGTGTGCTGTACCTTCCGTTGCGGCATCGCGGCACTCCTCGCGCGCGCACCACGACGCAGGTTGCCGCGAGTACCGCGGGCATGGGAATCCTCGCCGTCGTGACCGCGCCCCTGGCCCTGGTCGCGTCGGCCGCGATGTTCGCCGGGGCCGCGCGAGGAACCCACACCCTGTCGGTCGCCACCGCGATCACCGACCGGTGGGGCGCCGAGTCCTACGCCACGATCCTCGGCCACTTCCACCGGCCCATCGCGATCGCGATGGCACTCGGGCCGGCTGCCGGTTCGGCCATCGCGGCCGTGCTGGACTCCTACCGAACCGCCGCAGCGATTTTCGCGGCCCTCGGCGTGCTCGCGATCCTGACGGCACGTCGCAGCTGA
- a CDS encoding GNAT family N-acetyltransferase, which translates to MGIFRASATHPGWPDLVGPLRVPAGVVRLRPVRQRDAAVWSRIRLADQDHLEPWEPVTGMDWKVRHAVTSWPSICSGLRAEARHGRMLPFVIELDGEFVGQLTIGNVTHGALRSAWIGYWVASAKTGGGVATAALAMGLDHCFSAVQLHRVEATVRPENAPSRAVLAHVGFREEGLLKRYLEVDGAWRDHLLVAITAEELPYSAVHNLVAAGRAEWC; encoded by the coding sequence ATGGGGATCTTTCGAGCGAGCGCGACGCATCCGGGATGGCCGGACCTGGTGGGTCCGCTACGGGTACCGGCCGGGGTGGTGAGGTTACGTCCGGTCCGCCAGCGCGACGCCGCGGTGTGGAGTCGCATCCGCCTGGCCGACCAGGACCACTTGGAGCCGTGGGAGCCCGTGACGGGCATGGATTGGAAAGTGCGCCATGCCGTTACGTCGTGGCCGTCGATCTGCTCAGGCTTGCGCGCCGAGGCGCGTCACGGGCGCATGCTGCCGTTCGTGATCGAACTGGACGGCGAGTTCGTCGGCCAACTGACGATCGGCAACGTCACGCACGGGGCGCTGCGGTCGGCGTGGATCGGCTACTGGGTGGCGAGCGCCAAGACCGGTGGCGGGGTCGCGACGGCCGCGCTCGCGATGGGTCTCGACCACTGTTTCTCGGCCGTGCAGTTGCATCGCGTGGAGGCCACGGTGCGCCCGGAGAACGCGCCGAGTCGGGCCGTGCTGGCCCACGTCGGGTTCCGTGAAGAGGGGTTGCTGAAGCGCTATCTCGAGGTCGACGGCGCCTGGCGCGATCATCTGCTGGTGGCGATCACCGCAGAGGAGCTGCCGTATTCGGCCGTGCACAACCTCGTGGCGGCAGGTCGCGCCGAGTGGTGCTGA
- the sepX gene encoding divisome protein SepX/GlpR has translation MPSIPQSLLWISLVVLWLFVLVPMLISKRESVRRTSDVALATRVLNSGRNAQRRRRGPAAGHNSDPHWRPAPDHLDADFEGELEETVPSRPPKRAVVVSAAATEPAEPDYLDVDIVEEDSGALPVGAIDAEVVQDVEEIASVDEDPRTDQLPLDVEATAEVDEVPQDITQDATEDATEDVTPDATEDVAEGASDEASEETQEPVDEDDTADDQSDLAAHEYEYVADSSGLEPEADAETAEDEAPAAAMSSSRQRRMESKTAARVSERKYRFRKRVLALFALILVASAAAAFLVTPGAWWVCGATATLTVLYLAYLRRQTRIEEQLRRRRAQRLRRSRLGVENTDDRKLDVVPARLRRPGAVVLDIDDEDPIFEHLEYTTFAREYDLPRASGQ, from the coding sequence ATGCCGAGCATCCCCCAATCACTACTGTGGATCTCCCTCGTCGTTCTCTGGCTTTTCGTGCTGGTTCCGATGTTGATCAGCAAGCGCGAATCCGTGCGGCGGACGAGCGATGTCGCCCTGGCGACGCGCGTGCTCAACAGCGGCCGTAATGCGCAGCGGCGCAGGCGTGGTCCCGCGGCCGGTCACAACAGCGATCCGCACTGGCGTCCCGCGCCTGACCATCTCGACGCGGACTTCGAAGGCGAACTCGAAGAGACGGTGCCCTCACGCCCACCGAAGCGTGCCGTCGTCGTTTCGGCCGCCGCGACCGAGCCTGCCGAGCCCGACTATCTCGATGTCGACATCGTCGAAGAGGACTCCGGCGCGCTTCCCGTCGGCGCCATCGACGCCGAGGTCGTGCAGGACGTCGAAGAGATCGCGTCGGTCGACGAGGACCCCCGGACCGACCAGCTTCCCCTGGACGTGGAAGCGACCGCCGAGGTCGACGAGGTCCCCCAGGACATCACCCAAGACGCCACCGAAGACGCCACCGAAGACGTGACTCCGGACGCCACCGAGGACGTGGCGGAGGGCGCTTCAGACGAGGCTTCGGAGGAGACGCAGGAGCCCGTCGACGAGGACGACACCGCAGACGACCAGTCCGATCTGGCGGCGCACGAATACGAGTACGTCGCCGATTCGTCGGGCCTTGAGCCCGAGGCCGATGCGGAGACCGCCGAGGACGAGGCGCCCGCCGCCGCCATGAGCTCGTCGCGGCAGCGGCGCATGGAGTCCAAGACCGCGGCCCGGGTGAGCGAGCGCAAGTACCGGTTCCGCAAGCGCGTGCTCGCCCTGTTCGCGTTGATCCTCGTCGCGTCGGCAGCCGCGGCGTTCCTGGTGACGCCAGGGGCCTGGTGGGTGTGTGGCGCCACCGCGACGCTCACCGTGCTGTACCTGGCGTACCTGCGCAGGCAGACCCGCATCGAGGAGCAGTTGCGGCGCCGTCGCGCACAGCGCCTGCGGCGCTCGCGGCTCGGCGTGGAGAACACCGACGACCGCAAGCTCGACGTCGTGCCGGCGCGGCTGCGGCGCCCCGGTGCGGTGGTGCTCGACATCGACGACGAGGACCCGATCTTCGAGCACCTGGAGTACACCACGTTCGCGCGTGAATACGATCTACCACGGGCTTCGGGACAGTAA
- a CDS encoding AraC family transcriptional regulator — MAASMRTGAHFTMIGGAPGVERLQASLRGEGFTPHRHDTYAIGMTLSGVQTFSYRGTTRICLPGQWHVLHPDELHDGVPGTEDGFAYRIVYVDPALIFESLGRHLPFVADPIVDGANVPRALTRFLQRTDDEDDELAATDVVTVIADMLSAHSSTGRAVTPPVDRAAITRVRESLMDHPTRRYRAADVERIAGMDRWSVARQFRAAFGTSPSRFRSMRQLQVARSLVLRGTPLADAAHTAGFADQAHFTRTFKAAYGLTPAAWAAAVRHNPPVTSTTAPVT; from the coding sequence GTGGCGGCGAGCATGCGGACCGGTGCGCACTTCACCATGATCGGCGGTGCGCCCGGTGTCGAGCGGTTGCAGGCGAGCCTGCGCGGTGAGGGTTTCACACCGCACCGGCACGACACCTATGCGATCGGAATGACTCTGTCAGGGGTGCAGACCTTTTCGTACCGCGGCACCACGCGGATCTGTCTTCCGGGCCAGTGGCACGTGCTGCATCCGGACGAACTGCACGACGGCGTTCCGGGCACCGAGGACGGATTCGCGTACCGAATCGTCTACGTCGACCCCGCGCTGATCTTCGAATCGCTGGGGCGACACCTGCCGTTCGTCGCCGATCCGATCGTGGACGGCGCGAACGTGCCACGTGCGCTCACCCGGTTTCTTCAGCGCACCGACGACGAAGACGACGAACTGGCCGCGACCGACGTCGTCACCGTCATCGCCGACATGTTGAGTGCCCACAGCAGCACCGGCCGGGCCGTCACGCCCCCGGTGGACCGGGCCGCGATCACGCGGGTGCGAGAGAGCCTCATGGACCACCCGACTCGTCGCTACCGTGCCGCCGACGTCGAACGCATCGCGGGAATGGACCGGTGGTCGGTGGCCCGCCAGTTCCGCGCCGCGTTCGGAACCAGCCCCAGCCGGTTCCGTTCCATGCGCCAACTGCAGGTGGCACGCTCCCTCGTGTTACGCGGCACGCCGTTGGCCGACGCCGCCCACACCGCCGGTTTCGCCGACCAGGCGCACTTCACCCGGACGTTCAAGGCCGCCTACGGTTTGACCCCCGCGGCGTGGGCCGCGGCGGTGCGTCACAATCCGCCCGTGACGTCCACGACCGCGCCCGTCACATAG
- a CDS encoding SDR family NAD(P)-dependent oxidoreductase, translating into MTVIVTGGSRGIGRQIVERLVREGHGVVFTHSGSDHEAADVRRACGADALVWDVRLDITDVDAPTRLFDIAEAEGPVTALVNNAGVTGPLGPLAELEDDALRRTVEVNLVAAARLCREAARRWQAAPHARRDIVNVSSVAARTGSPGEYVVYAASKAALDALTVGLAKELGPSGVHVNSVRAGTTDTTIHARAGDPDRPRRVAQHIPVGRVAEPAEIASAVVWLLSAEAGYVTGAVVDVTGGL; encoded by the coding sequence ATGACGGTGATTGTGACCGGCGGCAGCCGGGGTATCGGTCGTCAGATCGTCGAGCGCCTCGTCCGCGAAGGCCACGGCGTGGTCTTCACCCACTCCGGGTCCGACCACGAGGCGGCCGATGTGAGGCGGGCCTGCGGTGCCGACGCGCTCGTCTGGGATGTGCGCCTCGACATCACCGACGTCGACGCGCCAACCCGGTTGTTCGACATCGCGGAAGCCGAAGGCCCGGTGACCGCGCTGGTGAACAACGCCGGCGTCACGGGACCGCTGGGACCGTTGGCGGAGTTGGAGGACGACGCGCTGCGCCGCACGGTCGAGGTGAATCTCGTTGCGGCGGCACGCTTGTGCCGCGAGGCCGCGCGGCGCTGGCAGGCGGCGCCCCACGCCCGCCGCGACATCGTCAACGTGTCCTCGGTGGCGGCCCGCACCGGTTCGCCCGGCGAGTACGTGGTGTACGCCGCGTCGAAAGCCGCGCTCGACGCGCTCACCGTGGGCCTCGCGAAAGAACTGGGCCCCTCGGGTGTCCACGTGAACTCCGTGCGGGCCGGCACCACCGACACCACCATCCACGCGCGTGCGGGCGACCCCGACCGGCCCCGCCGCGTCGCACAACACATTCCCGTCGGCCGGGTCGCCGAACCCGCCGAGATCGCCTCTGCTGTCGTGTGGTTGCTGTCCGCGGAGGCCGGCTATGTGACGGGCGCGGTCGTGGACGTCACGGGCGGATTGTGA
- a CDS encoding permease, producing the protein MSGHRPGRPVLGVAASLGASALFGLIFYISGVVDAPSEVVFGWRILVTFGCYAVLLPHPAARAAFAAYWTALRSARWNLGLLLGLSLLVGLQLWLFVWGPMHGHALSISLGYLLLPLVLVLAGRFVLSAPVTRAQWVAVAIAGVAVAYKISLAPVVSWTTFAVCLGYPLYFVIRRRAGLDGPAAFGVEMAVLGPVAIVLIAMADTSGVGASGYAGVAAVAFAGAAGMAAFLAASQLLALPVFGLLGYVEPVLLVGIAVLLGERMQAPDLVVYGMLAVALTILATDGYRAARRNDATAHSRSRQAEACESTTG; encoded by the coding sequence GTGTCGGGACACCGGCCGGGACGCCCGGTGCTTGGCGTGGCGGCGTCGCTCGGCGCTTCGGCCCTGTTCGGGCTGATCTTCTACATATCCGGTGTCGTCGACGCGCCTTCTGAGGTGGTGTTCGGCTGGCGGATCCTGGTCACCTTCGGCTGCTACGCCGTGCTGTTGCCGCATCCGGCGGCACGGGCCGCGTTCGCGGCGTACTGGACCGCGCTGAGATCCGCGCGCTGGAACCTCGGCCTCCTGCTGGGCCTGTCACTGCTCGTGGGTCTTCAGCTGTGGCTGTTCGTGTGGGGCCCCATGCACGGTCACGCGTTGAGCATCTCGCTCGGCTATCTGCTGTTGCCACTGGTGTTGGTCCTCGCCGGCCGGTTCGTGTTGTCCGCACCCGTCACCCGTGCGCAGTGGGTGGCCGTCGCGATCGCGGGCGTCGCCGTCGCCTACAAGATCTCGCTGGCCCCCGTGGTCTCGTGGACCACGTTCGCGGTGTGCCTCGGCTACCCGCTCTACTTCGTCATCCGGCGACGCGCCGGTCTCGACGGCCCGGCCGCGTTCGGCGTGGAGATGGCGGTCCTCGGCCCGGTGGCGATCGTGCTCATCGCGATGGCCGACACCTCGGGGGTGGGCGCGTCCGGGTACGCCGGGGTGGCGGCCGTGGCGTTCGCGGGTGCGGCAGGCATGGCCGCCTTCCTGGCGGCGTCGCAACTTCTCGCGCTGCCGGTCTTCGGGCTCCTCGGGTACGTCGAGCCGGTCCTTCTGGTGGGGATCGCGGTACTCCTCGGTGAGCGGATGCAGGCGCCGGATCTCGTGGTCTACGGAATGCTCGCGGTCGCCTTGACGATCCTGGCGACCGACGGCTACCGCGCGGCCCGCCGCAACGACGCCACCGCGCACAGTCGTTCAAGACAAGCTGAAGCCTGCGAATCTACAACGGGGTGA
- a CDS encoding LpqN/LpqT family lipoprotein, with product MTTPPRTGGVLLAACALAIALVGCGSDVTAGQPTAQDTVQPSQTSESAEASDEATPEAEPEQASGPHYTIVDYIRDNGITETPVHRGDPGTPVLDIPIPAGWQDAGSGTPEWAWSAMVATDPAFADDPPTIIALMSRLTGDVDPAKILEYAPNEIKNLPGFDGEGSEGTADSLSGFDAYQIGGVYLRDGERRLIAQKTVVIPGSDGLYVLQLNADGTEDQMGPLLDATTTIDEKAVITP from the coding sequence ATGACCACACCACCGAGAACGGGCGGGGTGCTCCTGGCCGCTTGCGCGCTCGCGATCGCGCTCGTCGGATGCGGCTCCGACGTGACGGCCGGTCAGCCCACCGCGCAGGACACGGTTCAGCCGTCGCAGACCAGCGAGAGCGCGGAGGCTTCGGACGAGGCCACCCCCGAGGCCGAGCCCGAACAGGCGTCCGGCCCGCACTACACGATCGTCGACTACATCCGCGACAACGGCATCACCGAGACACCCGTGCACCGCGGCGATCCGGGCACCCCGGTGCTCGACATCCCGATACCGGCCGGGTGGCAGGACGCGGGGTCCGGCACGCCGGAATGGGCGTGGTCGGCCATGGTCGCGACGGATCCGGCCTTCGCCGACGATCCCCCGACGATCATCGCGCTGATGTCACGGCTCACCGGCGACGTGGATCCCGCCAAGATCCTCGAATACGCCCCCAACGAGATCAAGAATCTGCCGGGTTTTGACGGCGAGGGCAGCGAGGGCACCGCGGATTCGCTCAGCGGCTTCGACGCCTACCAGATCGGCGGTGTGTACCTCCGAGACGGAGAGCGACGGTTGATCGCGCAGAAGACCGTGGTGATCCCCGGCAGCGACGGGCTCTATGTACTGCAACTCAACGCCGACGGCACCGAGGACCAAATGGGGCCGCTTCTGGATGCCACGACGACGATCGACGAAAAGGCCGTCATCACACCCTGA
- a CDS encoding shikimate 5-dehydrogenase has protein sequence MSAEGLRPSLNTEGRRPPLNKDTIVCISLASRPSNHGTRFHNYLYDKLGLDFLYKAFTTTDIAAAIGGVRALGIRGCSVSMPFKQDVMALVDEIEPSARAIDAVNTIVNDLSVPGGYLVASNTDYIAVQTLIEQHGLAKDDPVLILGSGGMANAVGAAFRDKGFRRGTIVARNRDTGSALASRLGYDYAPEVGDRTAPVLVNVTPIGMAGGPDAQRSAFGPQTVAAAAVVFDVVAMPAETPLISAARAAGKPVITGAQVIALQAAEQFERYTGVRPTAEQVAEASAFSRA, from the coding sequence GTGAGCGCCGAAGGGTTGCGGCCGTCCCTGAACACAGAAGGCCGGCGGCCGCCCCTGAACAAGGACACGATCGTATGCATCTCGTTGGCGTCGCGGCCCAGCAACCACGGCACCCGCTTCCACAACTATCTCTACGACAAACTCGGGCTGGACTTCCTGTACAAGGCGTTCACCACCACCGACATCGCGGCGGCGATCGGCGGCGTGCGTGCCCTCGGTATCCGTGGCTGCTCGGTGTCGATGCCGTTCAAGCAGGACGTGATGGCGCTGGTCGACGAGATCGAACCATCGGCCCGGGCCATCGACGCGGTCAACACCATCGTCAACGATCTCTCCGTGCCGGGCGGGTACCTCGTCGCGTCGAACACCGACTACATCGCGGTGCAGACGCTCATCGAGCAGCACGGGCTCGCCAAGGACGACCCGGTGCTGATCCTGGGCAGCGGCGGCATGGCCAACGCCGTGGGAGCCGCGTTTCGTGACAAGGGCTTTCGTCGGGGGACCATCGTCGCGCGCAACCGCGACACCGGCTCGGCGCTCGCATCCCGACTGGGCTACGACTACGCGCCCGAGGTCGGCGACCGCACCGCACCGGTGCTGGTGAACGTGACGCCGATCGGGATGGCGGGTGGACCCGACGCGCAGCGCAGCGCCTTCGGACCGCAGACCGTGGCCGCGGCGGCCGTGGTGTTCGACGTCGTCGCGATGCCCGCCGAGACCCCGCTGATCTCGGCGGCCCGTGCCGCGGGCAAACCGGTGATCACCGGGGCGCAGGTGATCGCGCTGCAGGCCGCCGAGCAGTTCGAGCGTTACACCGGGGTGCGTCCCACCGCCGAACAGGTGGCCGAGGCTTCGGCGTTCTCGCGGGCGTGA
- a CDS encoding linear amide C-N hydrolase, translating to MCTRVLWNSNTLAVLSGRSMDWPESTEPLLVAFASGRDRDGGLLAGHPVVAENPLRWTSRHASLVTTVYGLGTVDGINAAGLAVHALYLKSTEVGPRNPELPGVHTGVWAQYLLDQAATVEEALELMEGVQLVMVGARGREATLHLAIEDSTGDSAILELESGKLVVHHGKQYTLMTNDPTYDEQLALLAEQDFSHPSRELPLPGNVNPVDRFQRAAYYAALLPEPANIRQGVASVMAVMRNVSVPFGAPYGEFGVYNTEYRTVCDLTHKLYFFELSTSPSTIWVEFDHLELPPAGQAVAIDPYDETLAGNVTDRFTPRELAF from the coding sequence ATGTGCACCCGGGTTTTGTGGAACAGCAACACGTTGGCCGTGCTGAGCGGGCGCAGCATGGACTGGCCGGAGTCGACAGAGCCGTTGCTCGTGGCGTTTGCGAGCGGCCGTGACCGCGACGGCGGTCTGTTGGCGGGTCACCCGGTGGTCGCGGAGAACCCCCTGCGCTGGACCAGCAGGCACGCCAGCCTGGTCACCACGGTGTACGGGCTGGGCACCGTCGACGGAATCAACGCCGCGGGCCTCGCCGTCCACGCGTTGTACCTCAAGTCCACCGAGGTGGGCCCGCGCAATCCGGAACTCCCCGGCGTGCACACCGGCGTGTGGGCCCAGTATCTGCTGGATCAGGCCGCGACGGTCGAAGAGGCGCTCGAGCTCATGGAGGGCGTCCAGTTGGTGATGGTCGGTGCCCGCGGGCGCGAGGCCACGCTGCACCTGGCGATCGAGGACTCCACGGGCGACTCGGCGATCCTCGAGCTCGAATCCGGAAAGCTCGTGGTGCACCACGGCAAGCAGTACACGCTGATGACCAACGATCCCACCTACGACGAACAGCTGGCATTACTCGCCGAGCAGGATTTCTCGCACCCCAGCCGCGAACTGCCGCTGCCCGGCAACGTCAACCCGGTCGACCGGTTCCAGCGCGCGGCCTACTACGCGGCGTTGCTTCCCGAGCCCGCGAACATCCGGCAGGGCGTCGCGAGCGTCATGGCCGTGATGCGCAACGTGTCGGTACCGTTCGGCGCACCCTACGGCGAATTCGGTGTCTACAACACCGAGTACCGCACGGTGTGCGACCTGACCCACAAGCTGTACTTCTTCGAGCTCAGCACCAGCCCGAGCACCATCTGGGTCGAGTTCGACCACCTCGAGCTGCCGCCGGCCGGCCAGGCCGTCGCGATAGATCCCTACGACGAGACCCTCGCCGGGAACGTCACGGATCGTTTCACGCCGCGCGAGCTCGCGTTCTAG
- a CDS encoding NAD(P)-dependent oxidoreductase, giving the protein MTALGFVGLGIMGQPMALNLVWSGTPLVVWNRNPTRCLPVEAAGAHVAAHVGEVFDRCETVLVMLADEPAIDAVLGCHTGTFADLVRRHTIVQMGTVSPGYSRWLADRVATAGGCYVEAPVSGSRGPAEAGELVAMLAGAPEDCAHVREVIAPMCAAVFECGAPPNALLTKFAVNLYMICMVTGLAEAYHFAEGNGVDLTLLDRILDAGPMASTVSRAKSHKLARKDFDVQAGLADVYKNTGLITRAARTHRIASPLLDACHALYGDAVALGHPTEDMVAVIHAIRARAAVA; this is encoded by the coding sequence GTGACGGCACTGGGATTTGTCGGTTTGGGCATCATGGGCCAACCAATGGCGCTCAACCTGGTTTGGTCCGGAACTCCGCTCGTGGTGTGGAACCGCAACCCCACACGCTGCCTGCCGGTCGAGGCCGCGGGCGCCCACGTGGCCGCGCACGTCGGTGAGGTGTTCGACCGCTGCGAGACGGTCCTGGTGATGCTGGCCGACGAACCGGCCATCGATGCGGTCCTGGGTTGCCACACGGGCACTTTCGCGGACCTGGTCCGGCGTCACACGATCGTGCAGATGGGTACCGTCAGCCCCGGGTATTCGCGGTGGCTCGCCGATCGCGTCGCGACCGCAGGCGGCTGCTACGTCGAGGCGCCGGTATCGGGCTCACGGGGACCCGCCGAAGCCGGTGAGCTCGTGGCGATGCTGGCCGGTGCACCCGAGGACTGTGCGCACGTGCGCGAGGTGATCGCACCGATGTGCGCGGCCGTGTTCGAGTGCGGGGCGCCGCCGAATGCGCTGCTCACCAAATTCGCGGTCAACCTGTACATGATCTGCATGGTGACCGGTCTGGCGGAGGCCTACCATTTCGCCGAGGGCAACGGTGTCGACCTGACGTTGCTCGACCGCATCCTGGACGCCGGGCCGATGGCGTCGACGGTCTCACGCGCGAAATCGCACAAGCTGGCCCGAAAGGACTTCGACGTGCAGGCCGGTCTCGCCGACGTGTACAAGAACACCGGGCTGATCACCCGGGCCGCACGCACGCATCGGATCGCCTCACCGCTGCTCGATGCGTGCCATGCGTTGTACGGCGACGCCGTCGCGCTCGGCCACCCGACCGAGGACATGGTGGCAGTCATCCACGCCATCCGTGCCCGCGCTGCCGTCGCGTGA